One Deinococcus sp. Marseille-Q6407 genomic region harbors:
- a CDS encoding peptidoglycan DD-metalloendopeptidase family protein, whose translation MRDLNTRTDRLDKTLRGADGRLRDVRGRFVAAGQGAEQLGRGALAANSNLTRLTAGLGGAQRSLMGLGSGLVNVQGGLRGFQGGLLGLSAGLDIVDRLSDGMRELTGQAGEWADATNKSATAGKVFDLTLARFGVRMDEANGAAERLASKFGMSVDEVKDSMTTLIRAGFTDMGKLEEVMTGAAASAIAFGRDASDGFERVGDAAVTGLSAALNSIGISENLGPAFDQYAKSVNKTADALTQQEKAQVLANLVMTATGTEVEALSSIQNDYVRSKQEMALAEKDFSKAMGELTMPAVQQFNQLAASAIGTAAQMARAFAEGKDPLQVLAQAFPQLSGVVENLRSVWGALDPVMQQAKNTFGLVAGAFGRFMQALKAGENPVEALAQAFPNLGGVIRTVAPVLSTVGRVLETVREAVLGTQRPLDVLTEKFPALAGPIRTVGRIFEQVTDAFNQFKSSVSNGGGPLQALMQRFPQLGAFIERVKPQLAELGRNFLTTFGQARAAFQEVVVPVFQRMAPIVRTAMEQVVPIVSSAVGLIGNAFELITVAWKRYGQPMWDNWGPVVQQAVEVVGKYMRFALDTIRGIIGAVSRVMKGDWKGAWDFFSKTSKDSGVAATQSMIDMAKAMGERLGTLAESVKEKAALIGSNLKNSLIGALAGLGEALVIKIQAALEAMLGSIPDWAKDLLGITRNAMNNAQTNAYTNGGNDVAGQYTWQGFLNALGLGRATPSQGFGSNPGRYGYDSRGHLGRDYSTRVGTGLVSPLQGKIQYGYEAGGWGNFARIVDAQGRTIILAHLSEINKDLQAEAKRNGGWARLAAGTLIGRSGNTGNSTGPHVHLEVQVNGEPVDPKTLNWLSGASESRSGGSVSGQTIGFNADKGAVIQAVAQRLGISPNDLAAVISFETGGKFTTNARNHNSSGTGLIQFMQYTDGTDHGGNRSRWDYYGMSRDQFGALSFDQQMQYVERYLRERGIGQPGKTSLGAVYDAISGTGYRAGSPAYDANRNSRGINPWDTNQDGYIAPGEAVQSNYFRGHIRDYFGTGGVPRPAFQSPSGMGRPPAQPKPPTRPAPTPPRPTVTSTGTAANQAAGKAVSNKDLESAYRLIAALDKLDKAYATLDKNSAGYAGATKKYIGQLSGVEKQVQTLLKDPKLKPQVKAYYEGILKRIGTSKETAQAGVPKETTAEQVSQAQKLLNAVEKAQAAVDKNKSPVNLQALQRAKNALEAFRKESEENGFVLDQLSKKGEKTSGTYIATAADIRKYGNDALKQYKALEAAQNSGDSVKLAQAQRAVQTWINGDKAKQAVYDAEGAAYEVRKAQREKAKQEQEQADKEAERRDQERAQARARIAEALRQNNIKLAEQEVTRLEQLRDEELRKAGDNVAKKLQIEKEYANDVYNAQVAVIEATYAAEKRAAENGTDQEKESALRIAENNRTNALAAAEADRQRRLDEAAEANEERTRESEQARTEIESAATLERAENALQAERDLQTQIGLEREKAVAAAGDNLAARQAAIDAFADREIDAARRVAQAELVVGKRRNEQQLAEEKAGINEKLRKGLITQAEATQYLANAETRFLERNTGLYRAYGLVVTQTAQQIKQGQKDAGKATTDASDALSKRLNDLKDDITKAAQAGQFTGDAFNNAAEALADLRKEAEKQGFADLVKQIDTVGQAALGVAAALQDQGDNYNAVATYDVSRAQEMAQRGDGAGALAYLESVRVALEQAADRGDNVAGSLVIVTDAIDQMNRSWEEFMRGMGAEEDLRAFAEGLKFLTDEELQAAARLAEASKNRDQLKAVQSESNRRDELRKDRPDKLADIAERSDMDALESRHARGLVSEMTYINERERLQIEAARRARDLAIKEGGDAVVLEAQFQATKTKIEADGIAAREKLLRDQTQRRRVAGEKLAIAELEGEWAAAQRTGKGMDVVEYTRRRNELDLAAFNAHWSDVLGSLDMGSEDYLLAYGDFLAARAELTNKQNADEVKAGQELWNSKIELVQKWGGALSNVMNLFGANELAEGIGQAATGIGKGMEAYAKFSAGDIAGGISAAVEGVMNLGNAIDNFIPGIQAMKKEMAELAAEQRKAAGSMNYGGIKNPFYDELQKDAEAREKRAKGNFFQRMIWDLFGGGPQVMEKESAKFKSQAATIFGDLAQTVSGTLESSLMNAFESGDWAGAEEALDKSLSTFMAKAALQTIIEQSRLSELMKGYADARAAGQDGRAELEAIRAEMRGVQNEFRDISAEFKTAQHWDFKSGIAAGIGAIFEGADPLQALKDNLYERIKSTIVEGVMVKRYMAQIQPYLDQLGDALGKGLDPAAITQQLAAQLPGLSAQLQLGLGPIVTSLQAALGQNTAAIMGNTAALKEAQFQQTTIVNYADTGRRPDFRTRLGGM comes from the coding sequence GTGCGCGATCTGAACACTCGAACTGACCGTCTGGACAAGACTCTCCGGGGCGCAGATGGGCGTCTGCGGGACGTACGAGGCCGCTTTGTGGCAGCCGGCCAGGGAGCAGAGCAGTTGGGCCGAGGCGCACTGGCCGCCAACTCTAACCTGACCCGCCTTACCGCTGGGTTAGGCGGCGCACAGCGCAGCCTCATGGGCCTGGGGAGTGGACTGGTCAACGTTCAGGGCGGCCTGCGAGGATTCCAGGGCGGCCTGCTAGGTCTGAGCGCGGGGCTGGACATCGTAGATCGTCTGTCTGATGGTATGCGCGAACTCACCGGGCAAGCCGGAGAGTGGGCGGACGCGACCAACAAATCGGCCACGGCCGGTAAAGTGTTCGACCTGACTCTGGCGCGCTTCGGCGTTCGCATGGATGAGGCAAATGGGGCTGCGGAGCGGCTTGCCAGCAAGTTTGGCATGTCGGTAGACGAGGTCAAAGACTCCATGACCACCCTGATCCGGGCGGGCTTTACCGACATGGGCAAGCTGGAAGAGGTCATGACCGGGGCGGCAGCGTCAGCCATTGCCTTTGGCCGCGACGCTTCTGACGGCTTTGAGCGCGTGGGTGACGCGGCTGTCACAGGGCTATCGGCTGCGCTGAACTCCATTGGCATCTCGGAAAACCTCGGCCCCGCCTTTGACCAGTACGCCAAGAGCGTCAACAAGACGGCCGACGCCCTGACACAGCAGGAAAAGGCGCAGGTGTTGGCGAATCTGGTGATGACCGCCACTGGCACCGAAGTAGAAGCGCTGAGCAGCATTCAGAACGACTACGTCCGCAGCAAACAGGAAATGGCACTGGCAGAGAAGGATTTTAGCAAGGCCATGGGCGAGCTGACCATGCCTGCCGTACAGCAGTTTAACCAGCTGGCCGCCAGCGCCATTGGCACCGCCGCGCAGATGGCCCGCGCCTTCGCGGAGGGCAAAGACCCCCTGCAGGTGCTGGCACAGGCTTTCCCACAGCTGTCCGGGGTTGTGGAAAACCTCCGCAGCGTCTGGGGTGCCCTGGATCCGGTCATGCAGCAGGCAAAAAACACCTTCGGGCTAGTCGCTGGCGCCTTTGGCCGTTTCATGCAGGCACTGAAGGCAGGGGAGAACCCGGTTGAGGCTTTAGCGCAGGCGTTCCCGAACCTGGGCGGGGTTATTCGAACTGTTGCGCCGGTGCTGTCTACCGTAGGCCGGGTGCTGGAGACGGTACGCGAAGCCGTGCTGGGCACGCAGCGTCCATTGGATGTGCTGACTGAGAAGTTTCCGGCGCTGGCCGGCCCCATCCGCACAGTGGGGCGCATCTTCGAGCAGGTCACGGATGCCTTCAATCAGTTCAAGTCGTCGGTATCAAACGGCGGGGGGCCTTTGCAGGCGCTGATGCAGCGCTTCCCGCAGCTTGGTGCCTTCATCGAAAGAGTGAAGCCGCAGTTGGCAGAGCTGGGGCGCAACTTCCTGACCACCTTTGGGCAAGCCAGGGCCGCCTTTCAAGAGGTGGTGGTACCCGTATTTCAGCGCATGGCTCCTATTGTGCGGACAGCAATGGAGCAGGTCGTGCCCATTGTCAGCAGCGCCGTGGGCCTGATTGGAAACGCCTTCGAACTCATCACGGTGGCCTGGAAGCGGTACGGCCAGCCCATGTGGGACAACTGGGGGCCGGTGGTCCAGCAGGCTGTGGAAGTCGTGGGCAAGTACATGCGCTTTGCGCTGGACACCATTCGCGGCATCATCGGGGCAGTCAGCCGCGTCATGAAGGGCGACTGGAAGGGGGCCTGGGACTTTTTCTCGAAGACCTCCAAAGACAGCGGTGTGGCCGCCACGCAGTCCATGATCGACATGGCGAAGGCCATGGGCGAGCGCCTAGGCACCCTGGCAGAAAGTGTCAAGGAAAAGGCCGCGCTAATCGGCAGCAACCTGAAGAACAGCCTTATCGGTGCCCTGGCTGGGCTGGGAGAGGCGCTGGTCATCAAAATTCAGGCCGCTCTGGAAGCCATGCTGGGAAGCATCCCCGACTGGGCCAAAGACCTGCTGGGCATCACCCGGAACGCCATGAATAATGCGCAGACCAACGCCTACACCAATGGCGGCAACGACGTGGCGGGCCAGTACACCTGGCAAGGCTTCCTCAACGCCCTGGGCCTGGGCCGTGCCACCCCTTCGCAGGGGTTTGGCTCCAATCCCGGCCGGTATGGCTATGACAGCCGAGGGCACCTGGGCCGAGATTACTCCACGCGGGTCGGTACCGGCCTGGTCTCCCCGCTGCAGGGCAAAATCCAGTACGGCTATGAAGCTGGCGGCTGGGGCAACTTTGCCCGGATTGTGGACGCTCAGGGCCGGACTATCATCTTGGCGCACCTGTCGGAGATCAACAAAGACCTGCAAGCAGAAGCAAAGCGCAACGGCGGCTGGGCGCGTCTGGCGGCTGGAACCCTGATCGGCCGCTCTGGGAACACCGGCAACAGCACTGGCCCGCACGTCCACCTGGAAGTGCAGGTCAACGGCGAGCCTGTGGACCCCAAGACGCTGAACTGGCTGAGCGGCGCCAGCGAGTCTCGCTCGGGTGGCAGCGTAAGCGGTCAAACTATCGGCTTCAACGCCGACAAGGGCGCAGTAATTCAAGCTGTGGCCCAGCGCCTCGGTATCAGCCCGAACGACCTGGCAGCCGTTATCTCCTTTGAAACCGGGGGCAAATTCACCACCAACGCCCGCAACCACAACAGCTCTGGCACCGGCCTGATTCAGTTCATGCAGTACACTGACGGCACCGACCACGGAGGCAACCGTAGCCGCTGGGACTACTACGGCATGAGCCGCGACCAATTCGGCGCCCTGAGCTTTGACCAGCAGATGCAATACGTGGAACGCTACCTCCGTGAGCGCGGCATCGGCCAGCCGGGCAAGACCTCTCTGGGTGCCGTCTACGATGCCATCAGTGGCACAGGCTACCGTGCCGGCTCGCCTGCATATGACGCAAACCGCAACAGCCGGGGCATTAACCCCTGGGATACCAATCAAGACGGCTATATCGCGCCCGGCGAAGCAGTGCAGTCCAACTATTTCCGGGGCCACATCCGTGATTATTTCGGCACGGGTGGCGTCCCACGCCCCGCATTCCAGTCTCCCAGTGGAATGGGGCGCCCCCCCGCTCAGCCAAAGCCCCCCACCCGTCCTGCGCCTACGCCACCTCGGCCCACGGTGACCAGCACCGGCACGGCCGCGAATCAAGCCGCCGGGAAGGCGGTGAGTAACAAAGACCTGGAATCGGCCTATCGGCTGATTGCCGCGTTGGACAAGCTGGACAAGGCATACGCCACGCTGGACAAGAACTCTGCGGGCTACGCAGGCGCCACCAAGAAATACATCGGCCAGCTGAGTGGCGTGGAAAAGCAGGTTCAGACCCTCCTAAAAGATCCCAAGCTGAAGCCCCAGGTAAAGGCGTACTACGAGGGCATCCTGAAGCGTATCGGCACCTCCAAAGAAACCGCCCAGGCCGGTGTGCCAAAGGAAACCACGGCCGAGCAGGTCAGTCAGGCCCAGAAGCTGCTGAACGCGGTAGAGAAGGCGCAGGCAGCCGTCGATAAAAACAAGTCGCCCGTGAACCTGCAGGCCCTACAGCGAGCCAAGAACGCACTCGAAGCCTTCCGGAAGGAATCGGAAGAGAACGGCTTCGTGCTGGACCAGCTCAGCAAAAAGGGCGAGAAGACCAGTGGCACGTACATCGCCACGGCCGCCGACATCCGTAAATATGGCAACGACGCACTGAAGCAGTACAAGGCGCTGGAAGCCGCCCAGAATAGCGGCGACTCCGTAAAACTGGCGCAGGCGCAGCGGGCGGTCCAGACCTGGATTAACGGCGATAAGGCCAAGCAGGCCGTCTACGACGCCGAAGGAGCCGCCTACGAGGTCCGCAAGGCCCAGCGCGAAAAGGCAAAGCAGGAACAGGAGCAAGCTGACAAGGAAGCTGAACGCCGCGATCAGGAACGGGCACAGGCGCGAGCCAGGATTGCTGAAGCCCTGCGCCAGAACAACATCAAGCTGGCCGAGCAGGAAGTGACCCGCCTGGAGCAGCTGCGCGACGAAGAACTTCGCAAAGCTGGGGATAACGTAGCCAAAAAGCTGCAAATTGAGAAAGAGTACGCCAACGACGTATACAACGCACAGGTGGCCGTCATTGAAGCCACCTATGCCGCCGAGAAGCGCGCTGCCGAGAACGGCACGGACCAGGAAAAGGAATCGGCCCTAAGAATTGCCGAAAACAACCGCACCAATGCCCTGGCCGCCGCCGAGGCAGATCGGCAGCGCCGCTTGGATGAAGCGGCCGAAGCCAACGAGGAGCGCACCAGAGAGAGCGAGCAGGCCCGCACCGAAATCGAATCGGCCGCCACGCTGGAGCGAGCTGAAAACGCCCTGCAGGCCGAGCGTGATCTGCAGACCCAGATTGGCCTGGAACGCGAAAAGGCCGTAGCCGCTGCCGGCGATAACCTCGCAGCCCGTCAAGCTGCCATTGACGCCTTCGCTGACCGCGAAATCGACGCCGCACGGCGTGTGGCGCAGGCGGAACTGGTGGTCGGCAAGCGCCGCAACGAGCAGCAACTGGCAGAAGAGAAGGCTGGTATTAACGAAAAGCTACGGAAGGGCCTAATTACCCAGGCAGAGGCCACCCAATACCTCGCCAACGCAGAAACCCGCTTCCTGGAGCGCAACACTGGCCTGTACCGTGCCTATGGCCTGGTCGTAACCCAGACCGCTCAGCAGATCAAGCAGGGGCAGAAAGACGCTGGCAAGGCCACCACAGACGCTTCGGACGCGCTTTCTAAGCGGTTAAATGATCTCAAGGACGACATCACCAAAGCGGCCCAGGCCGGGCAATTCACAGGTGACGCCTTCAATAACGCAGCTGAGGCGCTGGCAGACTTGCGGAAGGAGGCGGAAAAGCAAGGTTTTGCCGACCTGGTCAAGCAGATTGACACGGTGGGGCAGGCTGCTTTGGGAGTGGCCGCCGCTCTTCAAGATCAGGGAGACAATTACAACGCGGTGGCCACCTACGATGTGAGCCGCGCCCAGGAAATGGCGCAGCGTGGCGACGGGGCCGGTGCTCTGGCGTACCTCGAATCGGTTCGGGTCGCGCTGGAGCAGGCTGCTGATCGAGGCGACAATGTAGCGGGTTCACTGGTGATCGTCACGGATGCCATTGATCAAATGAACCGCAGCTGGGAAGAGTTCATGCGCGGTATGGGGGCTGAAGAGGACCTGCGGGCCTTCGCCGAGGGCCTAAAGTTTCTGACCGATGAAGAGCTGCAAGCCGCCGCCCGGCTGGCGGAAGCCAGCAAGAACAGGGACCAGCTCAAGGCCGTGCAGAGCGAGTCTAACCGCCGAGACGAGCTGCGGAAAGACCGCCCCGACAAGCTGGCCGACATTGCGGAGCGGTCAGACATGGACGCCCTGGAAAGCCGCCATGCACGCGGGCTGGTCTCGGAGATGACCTACATCAACGAGCGCGAACGGCTGCAAATCGAGGCCGCCCGGCGTGCCCGCGACCTGGCAATCAAAGAGGGTGGCGACGCGGTAGTGCTGGAAGCCCAGTTCCAGGCAACCAAGACCAAAATTGAAGCGGACGGTATCGCTGCCCGCGAGAAGCTGCTGCGTGACCAGACTCAACGCCGCCGCGTGGCGGGCGAGAAGCTGGCAATAGCTGAGCTGGAAGGGGAGTGGGCCGCCGCGCAGCGCACTGGCAAGGGCATGGACGTGGTCGAATACACCCGGCGCCGGAATGAACTGGACCTGGCCGCCTTTAATGCCCACTGGAGCGACGTACTGGGCAGCCTGGACATGGGCAGCGAGGACTACCTGCTGGCCTACGGCGACTTCCTGGCAGCCCGCGCTGAACTGACCAACAAGCAGAATGCCGACGAAGTGAAGGCCGGGCAAGAGCTGTGGAACAGCAAAATTGAGCTGGTCCAAAAGTGGGGTGGGGCGCTGTCGAACGTCATGAACCTCTTCGGAGCAAACGAGCTGGCCGAGGGAATAGGGCAGGCCGCTACTGGCATTGGCAAAGGCATGGAGGCTTATGCGAAATTCAGCGCAGGCGACATCGCCGGGGGTATTTCGGCTGCCGTGGAAGGTGTGATGAACCTCGGCAACGCCATTGACAACTTTATTCCGGGCATTCAGGCCATGAAAAAGGAGATGGCTGAACTGGCCGCCGAACAGCGCAAGGCGGCGGGCAGCATGAATTATGGGGGCATAAAAAACCCCTTCTATGATGAGCTGCAAAAAGACGCGGAAGCCCGCGAGAAGAGGGCCAAGGGGAACTTCTTCCAGCGGATGATTTGGGACCTCTTTGGAGGAGGGCCACAGGTAATGGAGAAGGAGTCCGCCAAATTCAAATCCCAGGCTGCCACCATCTTTGGCGACCTGGCACAGACTGTCAGCGGCACATTGGAGTCCAGTCTGATGAATGCCTTCGAGTCCGGCGACTGGGCCGGCGCAGAAGAAGCGCTGGACAAGAGCCTGAGCACTTTCATGGCAAAAGCCGCGTTGCAGACCATCATTGAGCAAAGCCGCCTGTCCGAACTGATGAAGGGTTACGCCGACGCCCGCGCTGCCGGCCAGGACGGCCGTGCCGAGCTGGAAGCCATCCGAGCCGAGATGCGCGGCGTGCAGAACGAGTTTCGCG